CAACTTAATTATATACTCAATCGGTCTCCAACTAAAGCCGTCCGCAACATGACCCCTTTTGAAGCTTAGCATAACCGTAAGCCAGTGGTGAATCAATTTAAAATCTTTGGCTGCATAGCTTATGCCCTCATTTTCTCTCAAGGAAGGGACAAGTTTGATGAGAaagatagaaaatatattttcattgGCTATAGCAATGAATCTAAAGGCTATCAGCTTTACAATCCAAAGACAAACCAACTTGTGCTATCAAGGGATGTTATATTTGATGAAATGGCAGCATGGCAATGGGAGGATGAAGTCACTCAAGTCCCTGCAATAGTTGAATTTCTTGAGCTAGTTGCATCCCAAGAAGAAGTTCATTCTCAAGCATCCGAACCCTCTCACCATGAAGCTGATACATTTAGAAGCATGCATCAAAGTGACTCTCAAGGCAGGGACAAGTTTGATGAGAaagatagaaaatatattttcattgGCTATAGCAATGAATCTAAAGGCTATCGGCTTTACAATCCAAAGACAAACCAACTTGTGCTATCAAGGGATGTTATATTTGATGAAATGGCAGCATGGCAATGGGAGGATGAAGTCACTCAAGTCCCTGCAATAGTTGAATTTCTTGAGCTAGTTGCATCCCAAGAAGAAGTTCATTCTCGAGCATCCGAACCCTCTCACCATGAAGCTGATACATTTAGAAGCATGCATCAAAGTGATGATTCAGATTCAGAAATTTCTATAAGTAAGTGATATTTATGAATCATGTAATATGGCTCTTTTTACTTGTGAACCTCAATGTTTTGAAGAAGCTGCAAGAGAGGAAGTCTGGAGAAAAGCCATGAATGAAGAAATGGcaagcataaaaaaaaatcgtacttGGGAGCTTGTGGATattctaaaagaaaaagaggtgatTGGTTTGAAATGGGTTTACAAAACCAAGTATAATGAAGATGGTAGCATACAAAAGCATAAAGCTCGGCTGGTAGCAAAAGGCTATTCACAACAACCTGGGGTAGACTtcaatgaaacatttgctccagtGGCACGAATGGAAACGATACGAATTGTTCTTGTTTTGGCGGCCCAATTGGAATTACAAGTATTTTAGCTTGATGTTAAATTAGCAGTTCTTAATGGTGAACTACAAGAAGAAGTCTATGTTGAGCAAGCACAAGGCTATGtggtgaaagaaaagaagaaaaagtataTCGGCTTCGCAAGGCTCTTTACATGTTAAAATAAGCCCCTAGAGTATGGAACAGTAAGATTGATTCCTATTTTCATCAAAATGGATTTGAAAAAAGTCAATTTGAGCCATCACTTTAtgtgaagaagattggagcatcagattttttggttgtttgtctttatgttgatgatctaATCTATGCTGGTACTGGTGCTAAAGTGATAAAAGCATTCAAGGATGCAATAATGAAAGAATATGAGATGACAGACTTGGGGCTGATGAAGTATTTTCTCGGAATTCAAGTGAAACAATCAAAAGGGAATATTTTTATCTCTCAAGAAAAATATGTTGCAGATTTGCTCAAACGGTTTAATATGACAGGTTGCAAACCAGtggctgttagatgtatgccctagaagccaatctgacggacacattattaattctgggatataaatttgtacttgactttattattattgaataataaatgggcatcttttcattcatattgtttatgtgtctatgaatcgtccaagaaattaataagatgatgatacatattctcaagagttgagaatttgagccatgtatcattagtgattaatttctaaatgctcctaatcaatggatcatcacgaggacggtgatcgatccgatcagtgcacagatcgctttccttatggatggacgagactcgagtccccagtgtagggacactaaagtgatagtgcgggtgcttgttagagaacaagggtactgagcgtgaccaagacaagaaattacttggatgtctatccactcgtcagtgacttgcttgatgttgcagtagtgtgactggtcctttgacctgcggtgcttcggctattcacagtgaggttattgtagtttgactgcacatatacatggtctctagtcatatgggttcttgttgtgtagattggctgtagtaggttcactgtaggagtagggtatgcacttacatgtaaTCTATCGACagtgatagaagaggagtgatcctatgtgatttataagactgagttctaagactttGGTCAGGGCAAtaaatacagtggagaaagagtttttcactatcgaactcaagtcgaataaatctagatatATGACAAACAACGGGGTTTGacaagttatccatgacctccggtctgtagggatcaaCGATAGaaagactgtatcatacgataactgtacctagagatttatcattctattctactgggtagccactacatactgctaggtatcactggtggatggtgagactcacagggatcatcttgatggtcgatgattcctggcgagttgagttggaattgtttcaacccattgaaagaagttttcaatgatattatgatagagatcgcaatatatctcactaccagtcagaatagaacctatgaggtcacacacattagaagtattgaccgatctgatggttgaattgtgattaagaatcacatatgatcaattagattgataaattgaaaacccgctaagagttagtggttagaagaaggaataattgcaatcggattgcaatttaatttaattaattaaatttaattaattggacttgatcatgagtgctacttggagtggaattcatgaagtcctaattagattagaatttcaaattaaattagagtcctacttggaataggatttctaaagtcctaattatcttagggctgaaatttgaacaagtcctgattagattaggattttctcaagtcctaattaattttaattttaatctaattaattaaatgacttctaattggattaggattgaagagttcaattgagtcatggttcaattaaattctaattggattagaatttggagaaattaaaatgggtgtacataatcctattttgaataggaatGGACCCATCCTTTGGACCCAACCCTCCCTACTTGATTTGATCAACTAGGGGCTAACcatatgggagaagagggaggggcccacgcctctcccttggctggtggcgtgaaggaaaaaagaggggccatgcccctcctattttgaattcacaaagggataaagatgagctcctaaaatttaggagctcatctctattcacacaccataaaagaggggtttaaaggggctacgaattttttatgattttttcttGGGATTTTTGGCAGCAAGGAACCTCCTTCATTCCTCTCTTCAGCCACAAGAACAAGGGAAGAAACCAAGGGTGACgtgatctctttcttcttcttcttttggttctagcacaagggaaagtaaaaggctgcgaagagccttcgtttcttcttccttggcacttccttcttcttcctcctctcaaggcaatcaaaggttgatttaaaggagaggacttcagccatccatagccttctctgcaagggagctagcaccccggaaagatccaaaggcttcgatcgactcaccactttgtgtggatacctgtagaggccggacgcgtgtgcggcttccattgagccctcatcaaataccacgtgaatcagatttgcggagaccatctacccacacaaggtgaagatctgatcttcttaatcataattttaaaataatttaataaggatttaatcctaatctatctataaatggttttaaaatacgttcatgcgatgaacggaatatgcacatgtctttccgctacatatctgaaaatttttgaattttcagcggcatgtgacagatcctaacaGTGGCAACACCTATGGCTCTCAATGAGAAACTGCAGCAAAATGATGGGGCAGAGAAGGCTGATCCAAAAGTTTATCGAAGTCTTGTTGGTTTCTTGATGTATCTCACAAACACAAGGCCAGATATTCTACATTCTATGAGTCTAATTTCTAGATTTATGAAACAACCAAGCAAGCTTCATTTTGCAGCAGCAAAGAGAGTTTTACGCTATTTACAAGGCACTAAAGAGCTTGGGATCAAGTATGTGAAGGAAGAAGATAGCAATCTGGTTGGTTTTACTGATAGTGATTGGGCAGGAAGTCTTGATGATCGAAAAAGCACATCAGGCTATATTTTTTGCTTGGGATCAAATGTGATCACATGGAGTTCAAGGAAATAGAGTTATCAGCTGAAGCTGAGTACATAGCAGCAAATGAAGCTGCTCGTGAAGTTATTTGGCTAAGGCAAATTCTTTCTGATTTGCTGCAAAAAGTTTCAGAACCAACAACCATCTTCTGTGACAATATGTCAGCTATTACAatgactaaaaatccagtttttCATGCAAGATCAAAACATATTGAGCTGCGTCATCATTTCATAAGGGATATGGTAAGGAAGAAGGAGATCTACTTAGAGTTCATTAACACTTATGATCAGCCTGCAGATGTTCTCACCAAAGCTGTATCTTTTGAGAAGTTTGAGCAGTTCAAAAAGTCTTTGAAAATTACAAATTAAGAGGGGGTGTTAAGAAGTAatttgtaattttttagatTGTGCAGAAGATATTTTTGACTGAATGTTGAATGACTTTTTGTATTCCCTAGACTTTGGAACTTGTTGAATCAGCTTAAATGATGTTCTAGAGTTATCTACTAGAAATATGTCGTTCATTGTAggctcaaaaaagaaaaagaagaaaaaaaagatacagAACTTCAAAAAAGCAATAGCTCTAATGTATCTGAATGATTGTAATCAGTCCCCATtttgaataaaaagaaaacattttGAAGCAAATCCATTCTTCTAGTCTTTTTCATCCCACTTTGCTTTCGTTGCCTCCAAccgatcttggatacttatacaggatcaaagaacttaTATAATACTTTTCGGCTAGGGAATTTGGTCCATAACCTATTTGAACTAGGGAACACTCCAACATAGGTTCATGGAGACTGAAcgtagtgcttgtgattagatttgaactcttaaccTGACGAGAATGTGGGAGAGTATATGAGaacgtggtgcttgtgattagatttgaatagatttaaatCTTTAGCCTGAcgagtcccatatcggttattcgctaggtagatcttgggtaggATCTATTTCCTGAGAGTCGGGCATCCCAGCAACTTaagattatattatattttattttttttgcatgagtTAATCTTCACACGATCACATATCAGATTGCTTGAAAATTAGATGGACATCTCAAGAGTTACCATCGTATAACAAGAGATATAGGATCCATACCTGCAGTTTCATGCCGTTTGTTCTCTATTAGTTAATGAACTCGTAAGGATTCACCAAAATCCCATTCTTTTCAAACCAGCTTTATGCAAGAAATGGAAAGTATCTAAAGCTATGAGTAGTTTTAATCAAACAATTCAAACTAGATTCGTTCACAAACACCATgcacatatttgctttttaaacaAAAtcactccatatatatatatatatgtcaacACAAAAGCATCCATGATTACAATTAACAAGCAGACTACATTACAAAGCAAACACTAGTCTTGGCTAATAAGCTAGCCTTGGTACTCCCAAGTGTTTTCTAAGCACTCGACATGAACAATTTTAGTCGATGGTGCTCCCACTATTatttggagaaaaagaagaaaacagctAATTAACCTCTGATAAGAGGTAGACCGATGGCTGTTACGATCAGCGTAGATGGGACCCCAAAAACAATATGGCCCCAGAACGAAAGAGTGTACCCATGATGCTGTGATCGCCGTGCTTGTTCACAAACAATCAAGTTGGCAGCTGAGCCGAGGAGGGAGAGGTTGCCAGCCACCGTGCTCACCCATGCAAGTATGAGCCATGCCTTTGTCTCGGCCCCCGGAGATACTGCTGCTGCTGATTTCGCCACCTGAGCTCCAAGCAGGAGCACTGTACCAAAATTTGCTCAGTTGATTAGATTATGCAAATCAGAGTCTTTTTCCAAATTTTATAGTCTTTGGTGtagtttttatcttttattaTGTGTTGGGCACAAAGGAAAGTTCAGCTTAGCTTGCTCATCTAATTTTATTAGGTCTTTCTTATGAAAGATTAAGATGCCATGATCTGCGTCGTATGTCTATTCAATTTACTGCGATTCCAAACAAGTAGTtaattagaggaggaagaagaagagaagcgaAAGCTAGCCTACCAGTTGGTACGTTAGATGCAACATTTGAGAGTAGCAGTATTACAAGGGAGAGCACTGCCACTCCACCAGCATGGTTGATACGTGCATAAGGCTCCAAGGCGTTCCACAAAGCACTTGGCAACCCGGTTCGGTTGAATCCATCCACAGTGATGAACATTCCACAGAAGAATATCAATAGTGAATACGAAACCTGAGACATTATTCAGAAAAGGGCACTCATCAGCTTTACTATAGAACTTCTTTTCTTACTCTTCTGTTCCAAGATCACATCATGAGAATCATTAAATTTATGCAAGCTGTAAATTAGTAAAACATGCGGATCTAATTACTAAAACCTGAGCTTAAAAATTAACTAGGCAATCATATGACAGGCAAACGTGTAGATTTATCATGTCGCATGGCGTTAAAATTATCGAAGTCATCATGGGCAAGATGAAATCAAGTTTGTCAACCATAAACTATTTTGGGAATAGGAAAGCGTTTACAGTCAACTATGAATTACAAAGTCTTCAGCTTAAACTGTGGAATACAACTTCCTAAGCCTTTTTGGCAGAGTCTAAATTTCAGTTTCTAGGTTAATCAAAATTACTCATTTTCAAGCCAATAACTTGCATGAAATAGAATTAGAAAGATCCGAACATATGCATATATCCATATTTCTATCTTGTCCTTCAACTATATGCAGAAGAAAACCAAACAAAATTATCAGCATGGTGTTGGTTACCTTTTCAAGGCAGGGTCCTGCATCTTTGAAATCAATAACTACTAGTACGAGGGCAGCAGTAATCGCAGTCCATGACATATTTAGTCCCATGAGCAGAGCGATCAGCATCCCAAGGGTCACAATATAAACACAGGTCTTCAGTAGGAAGGTTTTCTTGGATAAAAGTTTCTTCACATCAGAGACTTGCATGGAAGGCTTTGTAAAACCATCAGTCCAAGGGCTGCTCTTCTCGGCATCATTCCCATGAACCACCTCTGGGGTCATATGCGACATTCTCGCAGGAGAGAATGTATGGGAGTTAATGTCATCCTCCATGGTTGGCTCCTCCATCGCCCCTTCCTCAGCCTTCTTACCCGGTGTTGCGTTCCTATCCGGGGTGTGATGAGACATTCTTGCAGGAGAAAATTTATGGGAGAGGACTTCTTCCTGAACGACCGCCTCCTCCATCACCTCCTCTTCAGTCTTGGTAACTGATAGTTCTTTCCAAAACATGCATAGAATGAGGGCTATGTTGACGACCACCCCGACGAGCATCGCAGGGAGGATTCCTATGAAGAATTTTCCAAAGGAGATTTTACCCTGAACAGCTATGACCAAGTTCTGTGGGTTACCGATGGGAGTCGCGGAGGACCCAACATTGGCACTGGATGCTAGTGCTAGAAGAAATGGTCTGGGTGGCAGATTGTGCTGCCTTGCGAGCTTGAGAACGAACTCTGTAAGCACAATGCAGGAGGTGTCATTGGTGAACACTGCACTTGACAGGGCCGAAACAAGGCAGATTCGGCAGAGCAAGTCCTTGCCACCTTTGCACTTCCAGGAAAGTAGCCGACCCAAGTATTTGAACATGTGGGCTCTTTCGAGATAGATGCTGACCACCATGGTTCCGAAGAGCAGGCCGAGGATAGGCATGTCGATTGCATCGTAGGCTTGGTCGGGGGAGATGACTCGGAAGACGACCATAAGCAAGGCACCAAGTAGAGATCCAGCAGTTCTTCCTATAGGGAGGAAGGGAACTGCAGGGAAAACAGCTAGCACCCAAAATATTCCAAAGCCAATCGAGCCCAGAACTACTTTATCAGTTGATGCGAGGGCCATTTTCTGGGAGCAAGTTAACCAGAATTGCCAAGAAAATTGTAAGACTGCTTCAGTGCTTTTGATGAACACCCTCTGTACAATAggaaaatttatatatatatatatatatatatatatatatatatatatatatatatatatatatatatatatatatatatatattagagacTTATAAGAAAACATGCAGGAAGTAAAGTAAATAGTGCTGCCACGTACataatctctctccctctccttcttcctatGGTTTCACATGTCAGaatatatatggatatatatTCTTATTCTTTTGGTGGAGGTTGGGAATTTAGAGACTGGTTCGTGGGATTTCATTTTGATCACCCAACAAAGAGAGTCACTGCTTAAAGACCAGGTCCAGACTCAAAAAATTTTGACATAGATCTCCTTGCCTCATGGCCGGGTGCTTCTGTATTCTGTTTTACCTTCTCATCTCTTTCAATATCGTGTTATTCTGCTATGAACTATAACATTTTTAATCACAACGATCTACCGGAATTTGTACCATGAAATTTGAAGAGCTTATGAAGAACAAAGGAATCCTTAATAAAATCAGCATGGCAATATCACAATAAAGCGAACAAAAATGTTTGCAGTCTCTCACATGAATATGAAAAGGACATCAGTGCAACAAAGATTACGAACCTTGTTTTCCTTAACGTGTACTTCCAAGAAGATGTTACTTGCAGTTCATACAAAAACATTAACAATAAGAGGCACAAGGTCTGGCACTTTTAGGAACAATAACGAAGCAAAAAACTAAGCCTAAACTGTCGGTGTCTCGAACAAATTATGAGACAcctgaaagaaagaagaaaataaacctGCCTTGCACTTTGAAACTAGGCAAAGCCCGGGAAATTTGATATGAACTCATGCCCAGGGGATCCATTATATAGACTGGCCCAAGACCCCAACTTGGTTCAGGACTTCGTTTTTTTATGCAAAGAGTTCCAGCTCCACACTATAAAATTAGTTTTTGCAGTGGCATGAGTTTTTATTGTATTAGTATTATTTTAATGTTAGGATTAGGTAGATGATGTTTTGATCTAACTACAATAAAGCCAAAAAGATGGAGTTGGATTTAAGTACGTTCTTGTACGAATGGGCCACATTTGGAAATCCTTATAATAGCCATGGCCAGCTATCTTTATGGTCCTTATGTGTTTTTTTCGTTAGAAGAATTATCATGTGGTTTCATCCTGAAGCACAAAGCCGTGGCCACCGATCGCTCGAAGAAAGTGATCAAAAAGATTTGGCTATGGATCATATGGTCATGAACTCATGATTTTTGACCTTGTCTCGGTCGTCTTCCTGGTTGTTTTGCATCACCATTAAGTGTTGCATTCCTAGTTTAACTTGTCTATTTGGCTCATCTCCAGTTCATATTATGTCTAATGGCTTGAACTTTTAAACTAGGTCTACAACAGCAGCCAGGACTTAATGGTGCAGGAGGATGATGGGCTACAATCAGCTTTAAGCACTAACTAAAACAGGCTAGATTAACTCTTTTCTAAGGGAATTGGATGTTATGGCTGCATGCAATAACCTCATAGATCAAGAGTAGTTCATACATCAAGTATGAGATTAGCACACTCAGCCAGTGCAATGCATGTAAATGACTCAAGGGAAGGAGTATTGGATGGATGTTTCGGTTATTACATCTGAAGATAAAGGGTAAGGAattatctgtttttttttccttcatccaAAGTATTTGTCATCAAATGGTGCACAAGATTGATTCAAGTGGAAGGAGAATTTGATGAACGATAGCATTCCATCACATGCAATACATGAAACTGGTGATTTCAATAAGAGCATCAAATTGATAGTTCtcatgaaaataatatttttaaattattgaattatattacatctaaaatattaatattaattcAATAAAACTATAAAACTgagttgctgctgctgctcttCATATAATATAAGCAATGTCAAAACTCTTTATGCCAAGTTCATGTCAGCATTGGTTAGCCTTAGGTTATTTTTAAGAACCTGCAACCTCCAAAGACATCATGGTGGCAATAATGCTATAATCCCTATTTGAAAACTGCTGATGCCTGTTATAAAGATTCAAGCAGTTGTTATTTTCCAAATATACCAGCACTAAGATTAGTTGGTGATGCAACCCGGAGAATGTAGAAGGCTTATAGAGACTTCAAGAAGAGAAAATGATAGAGAAAAAGAAACTAGAAGATGAATTAGGAGAGAGATTTAGAAGATTGTGAATTACAATTGTAGAGTCCCGAGAGACCTTTCTAACGAATCCAAGATCATCGGTATCCAATTTAACTCTTTGCAAAGTTATGgctttttgaagcttgcatccGAGACAAAGTCTAACTATTTGATTCGAAAAGTTTTCTGGATTTGAGAAGAATTGCTCCTCGAGTTCTCAGATATCATCCTTTGCTAATTATCTTTAACATATTTTCATGCTACAAGTTTAACCTTTTGCCCATCATGCATGAAAATTAATAAGTATTAAGCCGACCATCATATTTTACTTCCTTGTCAAATAACCTTCGTAACCATCATCATGACTACATCACatattatttgattttttatatCTACTGTCAATGCAAAAAGAGATAAGGACATCGAtgtcctacattaatcttttcatGATTGTCCAGCCAAGTCAATTGATGTGGAGATGTTTTTGACTCTGACTTtaaattgagtttttttttttaatcaccttTGCTGAGAGTATTCATAGTACTTTTACTATCAATAATCATCTTGTTTATTTTTCCAACACCAGTAACTATTGTTCTAAAAACTCAGCTGCGCCAATCTAAACcattttagaattttgtacgTAGTGGTCTACTCTTTTATTTAAAAACATGTGTAGTCTGAAGAACTTttgtggaagaagaagaagaagaacaagaagaaccaTGAGCAACTGATTTGTGTGTTACCTCAGCTTCACAAGGATTTGTTGCAATTTGCAACTTCTGATAATAATCAATTATAGAAAGAAGAAGTTCAGAATTAAGAAGGGATCAATAATGTCGAAGCAGATTGATCTCTAGTAAAGAAAGTCATGACTCTCTTGAAATCTTTTGCCATGGATTCAAATTTCATGCACATTCTGGACCAAATCTTTCAAATCCAGGTCCATCTTTATGCAAGCTTGTGGGATCTTAGCTCTGATATCAACTGATGCCGTCTGGGAGAACATAGAAGgcccacagaaacttgaaaagaGAAAATTATAAAGAAAGAGAATTTAGAAGAAGCATTAGGAGAGAGATTTAAATGAGGAGAAGTTTTATGGAATCTACCACGATAATCAATAATCCATCATAATCACTTATCAATCTATTTCAGTAATCTTAGTCCTAGATAACTTTTAATCTAGATCCCAAAGGACTTCTAATATAATTAAAATTCTAAAAGTCATAATAAATTCATCACTAGATCATAGCTAAAGTTTTGGCCActtttggaaacaaaaaaattagATCATAGATCTTGAAGAGTCCTTTCCAATGAGTCCAAgatcactaaaatctgattcTTCTGTGCAATGTTATGGCTTCTTGAAGCTTGCTGGTTCCTTCCACTTTGGGACAAACTATGATATTCAATTTTAAAGTGTCTGAATTCATCTACATCAGTTGGATACAAAGCAACGTTGTAATGTCCATTATTTTCCACAAGAATCAAAACAATGTTTAACAGAAAAATTTTGgtgtcattttttttcttaaaacaaaTGATGCATTACTTTACCATGTCACCATATACTTGATGAAAACTTAAGAATCTTACATGCCAACCTTTCAAAACAGTTTATTTACGAATTTATctctcaaaataaaaatcagcaCTACTGATAATGATCTTTGATGTATAAAATATCAAAGACTAAATCATTAATTATTCTAGAAGTCTCTTGCCGATGTATCAATGGAACACGTACAAAATGAATGGTGGCAATATTATTAGTAAGCTCAAACACTAGATAATTTACAAacctaaattatttatttatatttaaatattttaaaatgtaTATAGATCAAATTTTAGCTAATTTGGATGCATCTAGATGTCAAACAAAGACTTGAGATCATGTtgttaaaattatttatttttatctattCGATGCAAGGATAAAACATCTTGAAGCTGTGTGATTTTTATAAAGAAATTTTTTGCACCTTAAATCATGTTCAAcatgttagtttttattttgaaaaattgatcattgatttctattagGAAACATTTAGGACCAAATACAATCAAGTACATTgtagttctctctctctctctctctctctctctctctctctctctctctatatatatatatatatatatatatatatatatatatctccaaaaatctgaaagttgcaTATGTGCTTCTCTAGAATCTAAAAATCATAAACCTCCTATGATTAGATGTCATTTTGCAAATAGCATGGTCATATTATTCTACCACTTTATCCCTTCAAGGGATTTTTGCAGACATACTTTTCATGAAATGCTTAATTACTTACTTTTCatgtcaaaaaataaaaaaatatcaatttaaGGTTGTAGATTTCTATTTCTTTagacaaataaagaaagaaaactaagTTGTAAGAAAGGAAATAGAACTTGCATCAACCTACACGAGAGACAATATATCAACAAGAAAACTATTAGTCCATAAATGCATGCTATAGATGCTTGTCCCTGCACTTGCAAGCCAATAACTTAGGCCCTGTTTagaggagctgttggcagtagagtttttggaagtagagctgttggaagtagagctttctgaagtagaacttttataaaaagctgtttgactatatttctaaaatgctatagcactttaatatgtgtttggtaaacaaattaagaaagtacttttgtgtgacaaaatgaccataaaagacattacaaatattatacaatagagcataataaaaaataatatatattaatacataaatatataatataatataatataatataatattaatgtaatgtaatataatattattataatatagtactataacatt
Above is a genomic segment from Phoenix dactylifera cultivar Barhee BC4 chromosome 2, palm_55x_up_171113_PBpolish2nd_filt_p, whole genome shotgun sequence containing:
- the LOC103713336 gene encoding silicon efflux transporter LSI2-like; protein product: MALASTDKVVLGSIGFGIFWVLAVFPAVPFLPIGRTAGSLLGALLMVVFRVISPDQAYDAIDMPILGLLFGTMVVSIYLERAHMFKYLGRLLSWKCKGGKDLLCRICLVSALSSAVFTNDTSCIVLTEFVLKLARQHNLPPRPFLLALASSANVGSSATPIGNPQNLVIAVQGKISFGKFFIGILPAMLVGVVVNIALILCMFWKELSVTKTEEEVMEEAVVQEEVLSHKFSPARMSHHTPDRNATPGKKAEEGAMEEPTMEDDINSHTFSPARMSHMTPEVVHGNDAEKSSPWTDGFTKPSMQVSDVKKLLSKKTFLLKTCVYIVTLGMLIALLMGLNMSWTAITAALVLVVIDFKDAGPCLEKVSYSLLIFFCGMFITVDGFNRTGLPSALWNALEPYARINHAGGVAVLSLVILLLSNVASNVPTVLLLGAQVAKSAAAVSPGAETKAWLILAWVSTVAGNLSLLGSAANLIVCEQARRSQHHGYTLSFWGHIVFGVPSTLIVTAIGLPLIRG